In Nerophis lumbriciformis linkage group LG14, RoL_Nlum_v2.1, whole genome shotgun sequence, a single genomic region encodes these proteins:
- the depdc1a gene encoding DEP domain-containing protein 1A isoform X1, whose amino-acid sequence MSSHIITPGPYRATKLWNEVTRLFRAGMPVKKHRQSLRNHSSCFTASAAVEWLHQLLCSNSNFGPDVTRQQTVQLLKKFLKNHVIEDVKGRFGTEDLEDNNTLYRFPYTSPLKPIPCPAAPSASKNVKKRPSLRDKDSFFRFKSVKKNEDTEATVNPDRHSEEGKKEQRVHRRELTGEDERNIWRDTTLTHLQKILGVPSLEEVLDHRCINPQHIIHNMTKVNKHGVVTLDDKTDDLPHWVLSAMKSLANWPKYDSAQPSYPGFERDVFKTVSDYFYSLPQPLLTYELYELFINVLVYCGYVAAPTAHTRGKRKKHDLPSAPPPAKTSFRSTECLLLSLLRQGSCDETESPMREVLSGKVQSKLAVLSGNRVSADNGQLGSSCMNLSTAGSLRQQTRSCSLETILDDSTSLTRQPMFLSNDSLASSKRSQDNDLWAPLSYSGFTSATTTVPSLSAPQTYNRRSIDSVATQLAKPRMYKLRPRSVGSCLDIVVETNEEDIKEMRWKGRAASCLNVNTSGEQHHSLVTPHLPSACTKTLSGFPSSPATKAHSPHAIAEPSKPRLASSTSSLWTLPPPAVVRRCLSSLDVSKRPRLTSLHKQSACVPTASTQPPLPKSEHSLLQPHNERVAIEALQLCTLLLPPASRRKLQLLMRMMSRISQNVDMPRLHPAIGTRTLMVHSFSSCVLGSAEECDLDELLATRLVFFLMDHQQSILSVPDYLLTAIHDHVQYLRTAQIPVDNAVVDGGNAVCPPLPLFTFCRQISGAEFEQQRLASSQKAMEELLEMLVTDQNMTEKDRRKKLKQFQKQYPDIYAQRFPPREKASKTDNMPKIKAPLLSIRKTKVFSIRN is encoded by the exons TGGAATGAGGTGACCCGTCTGTTCCGGGCCGGTATGCCCGTCAAGAAGCACCGGCAGAGCTTAAGGAATCACTCCTCCTGCTTCACGGCCTCTGCGGCTGTAGAATGGCTGCATCAGTTGCTCTGTAGCAACAGCAACTTCGGCCCTGATGTCACCAGGCAGCAGACAGTCCAGCTGCTCAAGAAGTTTCTGAAGAACCATGTAATAGAAGATGTGAAGGGCCGCTTTGGAACGGAGGATCTGGAGGACAACAACACGCtttacag ATTTCCATACACCTCTCCGCTGAAGCCTATCCCTTGTCCAGCTGCGCCCTCTGCTTCCAAAAATGTGAAGAAAAGGCCCTCACTCAGAGACAAAGACAGTTTCTTCAGGTTTAAAAGTGTTAAGAAAAATGAGGATACAGAG GCAACTGTCAATCCTGATCGTCACTCAGAGGAAGGAAAAAAAGAGCAGCGGGTACACCGACGAGAGCTAACCGGTGAAGATGAACGTAATATCTGGAGAGACACTACTCTGACCCA CCTCCAGAAGATTCTTGGTGTCCCATCTCTGGAGGAAGTTTTAGACCACCGTTGCATAAACCCTCAACACATCATTCATAACATGACTAAAGTCAATAAGCATGGGGTGGTAACTCTGGATGACAAAACTG ATGACCTTCCTCATTGGGTTCTGTCCGCCATGAAGAGCCTGGCTAACT GGCCAAAGTATGACAGTGCACAGCCATCCTATCCAGGTTTTGAAAGGGATGTCTTCAAAACGGTGTCTGATTACTTCTACAGCCTTCCACAGCCATTACTCACATACGAACTATATGAACTGTTTATCAATGTGCTGG TGTATTGTGGGTATGTTGCAGCACCCACTGCGCACACCCGCGGCAAACGAAAGAAGCACGACCTTCCGTCAGCGCCCCCTCCCGCCAAGACATCATTTCGCTCCACAGAATGTCTCCTCCTGTCGCTGCTCAGACAGGGAAGTTGTGATGAGACCGAGTCGCCGATGAGGGAAGTGCTTAGTGGGAAAGTCCAGTCCAAATTGGCTGTGCTGAGTGGAAACCGTGTTAGTGCGGACAATGGTCAGTTAGGAAGCAGCTGCATgaacctgagcactgctggatCCTTGAGGCAGCAAACCAGGAGCTGCTCACTGGAAACGATCCTTGATGACTCAACCTCTCTGACAAGGCAACCAATGTTTTTGTCCAATGATAGTTTGGCGTCTTCCAAGAGGAGCCAAGATAACGACCTTTGGGCACCTCTCAGTTATTCAGGATTTACTTCTGCAACAACAACTGTTCCATCGCTAAGTGCTCCACAAACCTACAACAGACGCTCCATAGATTCTGTTGCAACGCAGTTAGCAAAACCGAGGATGTATAAATTGCGACCACGGAGTGTGGGCAGCTGTTTGGACATAGTTGTAGAGACCAATGAAGAAGACATTAAAGAGATGAGGTGGAAAGGCCGTGCTGCAAGCTGCCTAAATGTAAACACCTCCGGGGAACAGCATCACTCCCTTGTAACTCCACACCTTCCCTCGGCATGCACCAAGACACTCTCCGGCTTTCCGTCTTCTCCTGCAACCAAAGCACACTCGCCTCACGCTATTGCAGAACCTAGTAAGCCCAGACTGGCTTCCAGCACGTCCAGTCTTTGGACCTTGCCGCCACCTGCTGTTGTTCGCCGTTGCCTCAGCTCTCTGGATGTGTCCAAGCGGCCTCGACTCACTTCACTGCATAAACAGTCTGCTTGTGTGCCCACTGCCAGCACGCAGCCCCCTCTACCGAAATCTGAACACA GCCTACTCCAGCCTCACAACGAGCGCGTGGCCATCGAGGCCCTACAGCTGTGCACCCTCCTCCTGCCCCCGGCATCTCGTAGGAAGTTGCAGCTCCTAATGAGGATGATGTCTCGCATCAGCCAGAACGTGGACATGCCCCGCCTGCACCCTGCCATCGGCACCCGGACCTTG atGGTGCACTCGTTTTCAAGCTGTGTTCTTGGCAGTGCTGAGGAGTGCGATTTGGACGAGCTGTTGGCCActaggctagtttttttccttatgGATCATCAGCAAAGCATCCTGTCAGTTCCAGATTATCTACTCACTGCCATCCATGACCATGTGCAGTACCTGCGCACAGCTCAG ATCCCAGTAGACAACGCCGTTGTTGATGGTGGCAACGCAGTGTGCCCTCCGCTGCCTTTGTTTACGTTCTGTCGTCAGATCAGCGGTGCAGAGTTTGAGCAGCAAAGGTTAGCATCTTCCCAGAAGGCCATGGAGGAGTTACTGGAGATGCTGGTGACGGACCAAAACATGACTGAGAAGGACAGACGCAAAAAGTTGAAGCAG